From the Chloroflexus aurantiacus J-10-fl genome, one window contains:
- a CDS encoding NAD-dependent epimerase/dehydratase family protein, with translation MTSAKTPHALITGGAGYIGSLLTGVLLNQGWSVTVVDDLLFGGASLLGYWHHPRFRFAKGDICDPATLRATGDGIAVGDLPPASFDAVIHLAAIVGFPACQMVGPQVAWRYNFEGTKRVFAAAEAGRVGRFVFASTYSNYGLSPDGKPVTEESPLNPQSLYAETKIAAEQFLRENTAGAATMPILFRFATLFGVSPRTRFDLIINQFVLEAITRRKLIIYQRGYARSFVHVRDVCDAILLGLEAPEAVVNREIFNVGSDEGNYTKDEIVALVQRHVEGTVVEYKDLTFGGDMRDIRVSFAKIRERLGFRPRISVEQGIREVASVLTNGVIKDALDSQYRNAQFIVQ, from the coding sequence ATGACGAGTGCGAAGACGCCTCATGCCTTGATTACCGGTGGCGCAGGGTATATTGGTTCTTTACTAACCGGCGTGCTCTTGAATCAGGGCTGGTCGGTAACCGTGGTAGACGACCTTCTCTTCGGGGGCGCGTCTCTGTTAGGCTACTGGCATCATCCGCGCTTCCGTTTTGCAAAAGGCGATATTTGCGATCCGGCGACCCTGCGTGCCACCGGTGATGGTATTGCCGTCGGTGATTTGCCACCTGCATCGTTCGATGCGGTCATTCATTTGGCAGCAATTGTCGGTTTTCCAGCCTGTCAGATGGTAGGGCCGCAGGTCGCCTGGCGCTATAACTTTGAAGGAACCAAACGGGTTTTCGCCGCCGCTGAGGCTGGACGGGTTGGGCGTTTCGTCTTTGCTTCCACCTACAGCAATTACGGTCTCTCTCCTGATGGCAAGCCGGTCACCGAAGAGTCGCCGCTGAACCCGCAATCACTCTACGCCGAGACGAAGATTGCGGCCGAGCAGTTCCTGCGCGAAAACACGGCCGGGGCAGCGACTATGCCGATTCTCTTCCGTTTCGCCACGCTGTTTGGGGTGTCGCCCCGCACACGTTTTGATCTCATCATTAACCAGTTCGTCCTCGAAGCGATCACACGCCGCAAACTGATCATCTATCAGCGCGGCTATGCGCGTTCGTTCGTGCACGTGCGCGATGTATGTGATGCAATCTTGCTGGGTCTGGAAGCTCCGGAGGCGGTTGTCAATCGCGAGATTTTTAATGTGGGGAGTGATGAGGGGAATTACACCAAGGATGAAATTGTGGCCCTGGTGCAACGACACGTCGAGGGAACTGTGGTCGAGTACAAAGACTTGACCTTCGGTGGTGATATGCGCGATATTCGCGTTTCGTTTGCCAAAATCCGGGAACGCCTCGGTTTCCGACCGCGGATTAGCGTCGAACAGGGCATTCGCGAGGTGGCCAGTGTCTTGACGAACGGTGTGATCAAAGACGCACTTGATAGCCAGTACCGCAACGCTCAGTTCATCGTCCAGTAA
- a CDS encoding GDP-L-fucose synthase family protein has protein sequence MHLNNHHWPDSYEFWQDKSVVVTGGAGFLGSYVVEKLHERGARRIVVPRSHQYDLRQLEAIRQLLADAQPDIVIHMAARVGGIGANRDHPAEFFYDNLMMGVQLLHESWRFGVQKFVTIGTVCAYPKYTPVPFKEDDLWNGYPEETNAPYGLAKKMLLVQGEAYRQQYGFNSIFLLPVNLYGPRDNFDLETSHVIPALIRKCIEATERGDDEIVVWGDGSPTREFIYAADAAEGILLASERYNDPAPVNIGSSYEISIRDLVTLIADLTGFRGRIVWDTTKPNGQPRRKLDVSRAWERFGFRAETTFADGLRATIAWYRSQRESLMAMRAVGEAH, from the coding sequence ATGCATCTCAACAATCATCACTGGCCTGATAGCTATGAGTTCTGGCAGGACAAATCTGTTGTAGTGACGGGTGGTGCCGGCTTTCTCGGTTCGTATGTAGTCGAAAAGCTACATGAGCGTGGTGCGCGGCGGATCGTTGTTCCACGTTCGCACCAGTACGATCTGCGCCAGCTTGAGGCTATTCGCCAGCTTCTAGCCGATGCGCAACCCGATATTGTCATCCATATGGCGGCCCGGGTTGGCGGTATCGGTGCCAATCGCGATCATCCGGCAGAGTTCTTCTACGATAACCTGATGATGGGCGTACAGCTTTTGCACGAGAGCTGGCGGTTTGGCGTACAGAAGTTCGTGACGATTGGTACGGTTTGTGCATATCCCAAATATACGCCGGTGCCGTTTAAGGAAGACGACCTCTGGAACGGCTACCCGGAAGAGACGAACGCGCCATACGGTCTGGCGAAAAAGATGCTGCTCGTGCAGGGTGAGGCGTACCGCCAGCAGTACGGTTTCAATTCGATCTTTCTATTGCCGGTCAATCTCTACGGCCCACGCGATAATTTCGATTTAGAAACGTCGCACGTGATTCCTGCCCTGATCCGCAAATGTATTGAAGCCACCGAACGCGGTGACGATGAGATTGTGGTTTGGGGTGACGGTTCACCAACCCGCGAGTTCATTTATGCCGCTGATGCTGCTGAAGGTATCTTGCTGGCGAGTGAGCGTTACAACGATCCGGCACCGGTGAACATTGGCAGTAGTTACGAAATTAGCATTCGCGATCTGGTCACCTTGATCGCCGATCTGACCGGCTTTCGCGGGCGGATTGTCTGGGATACGACGAAGCCCAATGGTCAACCGCGTCGTAAGCTCGATGTGAGCCGGGCGTGGGAGCGGTTTGGCTTCCGGGCCGAAACGACGTTTGCCGATGGTCTGCGGGCAACGATTGCATGGTATCGCAGCCAGCGTGAGTCGCTTATGGCAATGCGAGCAGTTGGTGAGGCACACTGA
- a CDS encoding glycosyltransferase family 2 protein has product MTMVHGSAPAITDLPPPPANRSGWPWTVATPPAPQRPGGWPRITIVTPSYQQAAYLEEAIRSVLLQGYPNLEYIVMDGGSRDGSVEIIRRYAPWLSYWQSKPDGGQSAALADGFARATGEILAWINSDDRLQPGALQRVGRFFAERPWLAFASGDVNFIDAEGRVTARIFALPPNPTLTALLGVHRWPQQGCFWRRSVYEQVGGVDRQLRFCMDRDLFIRLSAAGPSRRLPGPPLGDFRLHEEAKTATLHAVWQREHALLQRRYGQPVSIYRYAGLRMLWWLWQKHASLRNRLYRAYGVEC; this is encoded by the coding sequence ATGACAATGGTACATGGTTCGGCACCAGCAATTACCGATCTACCACCACCACCGGCTAACCGGTCGGGCTGGCCGTGGACGGTCGCAACGCCACCGGCTCCCCAGCGGCCAGGTGGGTGGCCGCGTATCACGATTGTAACACCGTCGTATCAGCAGGCTGCCTACCTGGAAGAGGCCATTCGCTCGGTATTGTTGCAAGGTTATCCGAACCTTGAATACATTGTGATGGATGGCGGCAGCCGCGATGGTAGTGTTGAGATCATTCGCCGCTACGCACCATGGCTAAGCTACTGGCAATCCAAACCGGATGGTGGTCAATCAGCAGCATTGGCCGACGGTTTTGCGCGGGCAACCGGTGAGATCCTGGCCTGGATCAATTCTGATGATCGGTTGCAGCCTGGTGCGCTGCAACGAGTCGGTCGCTTCTTTGCCGAACGGCCCTGGCTGGCCTTCGCCAGCGGTGATGTGAATTTCATCGATGCTGAAGGGCGGGTAACAGCCCGGATTTTCGCGTTACCGCCTAATCCGACCCTGACTGCACTCCTGGGTGTGCATCGCTGGCCGCAGCAAGGGTGCTTTTGGCGGCGCAGTGTGTATGAACAGGTAGGTGGGGTTGATCGCCAGTTACGTTTCTGCATGGATCGCGATCTTTTCATTCGCCTCAGCGCAGCCGGTCCCAGCCGCCGTTTGCCCGGTCCGCCGCTCGGTGACTTTCGCCTGCACGAAGAAGCGAAAACCGCCACTCTGCATGCGGTCTGGCAGCGCGAGCATGCCCTGCTCCAGCGGCGTTATGGTCAACCGGTTAGTATATACCGCTATGCCGGCCTGCGCATGCTCTGGTGGCTCTGGCAAAAACACGCCAGTTTGCGGAATCGGCTGTATCGCGCCTACGGTGTAGAGTGCTAG
- a CDS encoding O-antigen ligase family protein, with translation MIVPGPIILNPIELALLGLVCLYAVWRGRPEIPLAMYLSVALWTRTVFVGPSAATWPLLMTIVLALIRYLHVVRPWSLLPQRLDATTRQLVPATDSWIIPWMGLWWSWALCVLFLFDYTNKMTIARPVLLFIVFGSLVALMVIRDAGAARRFALAYLLASAYGLYAALRFIDVPLSYLLSDPGLSSLPYRNLGIREYNFFSHHLSIAFLLGLGLFLQARHLWSMIAVLALALFCGYGVFLTGARQSLSGAGLAASLIFAWALSRSGKKPWRVPLAIAAIVVIVVFLYQVAPHLVVREGESGLGESFNVFEDRGGLWLIGWNYFLASPVWGWGFEQKLWSHNIFIGTLADQGLVGMVFLIGYLVWALRRLPAVWAQTPNDDRSIWRVVFFSLFLFAVVHGQASGNTMSTAHLHWPLWAVWALSIGVATAPAHQPLPALCEYVSMQLQQGYSNE, from the coding sequence ATGATTGTTCCTGGCCCAATCATTCTGAACCCGATAGAACTGGCGTTGCTCGGATTAGTGTGCCTCTATGCTGTCTGGCGTGGGCGGCCAGAGATTCCGCTGGCGATGTATTTGTCGGTGGCACTCTGGACTCGCACGGTCTTCGTGGGGCCGAGCGCAGCTACATGGCCGTTGCTGATGACGATTGTACTGGCACTCATCCGGTATCTCCACGTCGTGCGACCGTGGTCGTTGTTGCCACAGCGACTCGATGCAACCACCCGCCAACTGGTGCCGGCTACCGATTCGTGGATCATACCGTGGATGGGATTGTGGTGGAGCTGGGCGCTTTGTGTACTCTTTCTGTTTGATTATACGAATAAGATGACAATTGCGCGTCCGGTATTGCTGTTCATTGTCTTTGGCTCGCTCGTTGCCTTGATGGTGATCCGTGACGCTGGTGCAGCAAGACGGTTTGCACTTGCCTACCTGTTGGCCAGTGCCTATGGGTTGTATGCGGCGCTGCGCTTCATCGATGTTCCGCTCAGTTATCTGTTAAGTGATCCTGGTCTTTCATCGTTGCCGTATCGGAATCTTGGTATTCGTGAATACAACTTCTTCTCCCACCACTTAAGTATTGCGTTTCTGTTGGGACTTGGCCTTTTCCTCCAGGCCCGGCATTTATGGTCGATGATAGCCGTGCTTGCTCTGGCGCTCTTCTGTGGTTACGGAGTATTTCTTACCGGCGCCCGGCAATCACTCAGCGGGGCGGGATTAGCTGCCAGTTTGATCTTCGCCTGGGCATTGTCGCGTTCGGGCAAGAAGCCCTGGCGCGTACCGCTGGCGATTGCTGCAATCGTAGTGATTGTCGTCTTTCTCTATCAGGTTGCTCCCCACCTGGTGGTACGGGAAGGTGAGAGTGGTCTTGGCGAGTCGTTCAATGTCTTTGAAGATCGCGGTGGTTTGTGGTTGATTGGCTGGAACTATTTTCTCGCTTCACCGGTGTGGGGGTGGGGGTTTGAACAGAAACTCTGGTCACACAATATCTTTATCGGTACCCTGGCCGACCAGGGGCTGGTTGGGATGGTGTTCCTGATTGGTTATCTCGTTTGGGCATTGCGTCGGTTGCCGGCGGTCTGGGCACAGACCCCCAACGATGATCGGTCCATTTGGCGGGTTGTCTTCTTTAGTTTGTTTCTCTTCGCGGTGGTACACGGCCAGGCATCGGGAAATACGATGTCAACCGCTCATTTGCACTGGCCGCTTTGGGCAGTGTGGGCACTCAGTATCGGTGTAGCGACGGCTCCTGCTCATCAACCATTGCCGGCACTATGCGAGTACGTCAGCATGCAGTTACAGCAGGGGTACAGCAATGAATGA
- a CDS encoding glycosyltransferase family A protein: MNDPRITFGMIVLNGEPFLRYNLRAIYPYAHQIIVAEGASPRAAHSATPDGHSLDGTLQTLYRFKAEEDPDDKLIIVTAEMCGHPNGFWPGEKDEQSRAYAERATGDWLWQIDVDEFYHPADIARVAAYLQQHPETSCLCFRAYHFWGGFDYLADGGFFWHRQYQGEPWGRYRRVFRWRPGYRYDSHRPPTIVDERGRNVTRRRIVHADAFGVWMYHYYMVFPHQYTRKGAYYQNQPWERERGRLQKNLDLLSEVNLTNGLRIMDQYGTRNWLCRFAGRHPQPIEALRADIAAGRVVVEQRRTDDIERLLADPRYAQMVQVAQKQERLRAWRDYLTYLLWWRPRASLIQLVREQTPPALVRRLPPALQAKFIPEHRRRYQAQWARYQRSIGSGDAT; the protein is encoded by the coding sequence ATGAATGACCCGCGGATCACGTTCGGCATGATTGTGCTCAATGGCGAGCCATTTCTACGCTACAATTTGCGTGCCATTTACCCCTATGCGCATCAGATCATTGTGGCAGAAGGTGCCAGTCCACGGGCAGCCCACTCGGCCACCCCTGATGGTCATTCACTTGACGGTACGTTACAAACGTTGTACCGCTTCAAAGCGGAAGAAGACCCTGACGACAAATTGATCATCGTCACTGCCGAGATGTGTGGCCATCCAAATGGCTTCTGGCCGGGCGAGAAGGACGAACAGAGTCGTGCGTATGCTGAACGGGCAACCGGTGATTGGTTATGGCAGATTGATGTTGATGAGTTTTACCATCCCGCCGATATTGCCCGGGTAGCAGCGTATCTCCAGCAGCATCCCGAAACCAGTTGTCTCTGTTTTCGAGCCTATCATTTCTGGGGTGGCTTTGATTACCTGGCCGATGGTGGTTTTTTCTGGCATCGACAATACCAGGGCGAGCCGTGGGGCCGTTATCGGCGAGTCTTCCGCTGGCGGCCAGGGTACCGCTACGACAGCCATCGCCCGCCGACGATTGTGGATGAACGTGGGCGGAATGTGACCCGGCGTCGGATTGTACATGCTGATGCGTTTGGGGTGTGGATGTATCACTACTACATGGTGTTTCCGCACCAGTATACCCGTAAAGGGGCGTATTACCAGAATCAACCGTGGGAACGCGAGCGTGGTCGTTTGCAGAAAAATCTCGATCTGCTCAGCGAAGTAAATCTGACAAACGGCCTGCGGATTATGGATCAGTACGGTACTCGCAACTGGTTGTGTCGTTTTGCTGGCCGCCATCCACAGCCTATCGAAGCGTTACGGGCTGATATAGCAGCCGGGAGGGTGGTCGTTGAACAACGGCGTACCGACGATATTGAGCGTCTGCTCGCCGATCCGCGCTACGCGCAGATGGTACAGGTAGCCCAGAAACAGGAACGGCTGCGGGCCTGGCGAGATTATCTGACATACCTGCTCTGGTGGCGACCACGAGCCTCTCTGATTCAATTGGTACGTGAACAGACACCACCAGCATTGGTGAGACGATTACCACCAGCGTTGCAAGCCAAATTTATTCCAGAACATCGCCGGCGCTATCAAGCACAATGGGCACGCTATCAGCGTTCAATCGGTTCAGGAGACGCAACGTGA